From Pseudodesulfovibrio nedwellii:
CGTCGTGTTGGGTATTGGTGTTGGTGTGTTTTTGATCCGGTATTCTTTTATTTTGATCATCGACAAGGTGACATTGCCGGAGATGGTGCAACGGATGCTTCGATACATTCCCGCCTCGGTGCTTCCTGCGCTGATCGTCCCGGCGGTGCTTCTGCATAAGGACGGTGGTGTGACAACATTTGCCGGATGGGATCAACTGGCTGCTGCTTTGATCGCTGTTCTGGTCGCATGGAAGACCCGGAATATGTTGGCGACTATTGCTTCCGGCATGATTGTCTTGTGGGGAATTCTGTTTTTTTTATAAGTTGCGTTTTCAACCTCGTCTTTGGTTGAATTGTCGTTTCCTTTCTTTTGTGCTGTCTGCACGTCCTTTTTTTGTTCAATTCCATGTGAAAATATTAACGCTTGACTCTTGGCGAACAGAGGTATTTAGTCTGCCCCTTTCCGCGTGATTCTCCAGCCCCTGGCCTCCTCTTTCATAGACTCGACCATTGACTGTGACCACGAAGAAACCACCAACCTAAGGAGGTCTCTCAATGGCTTTTTCATTGCGTGCGCAATTTAAAACGTACGCTCCCAAAAGTATTACCTATTTGAAATCCTACTCGCTGACTGCGCTGCAACGGGATTTGGGTGCGGGTGTCACGGTTGGCATCGTTGCGCTACCGTTGGCCATGGCTTTTGCCATCGCGTCCGGGGCCAGTCCGCAAACTGGTCTGTTCACCGCTATTGTTGCCGGTTTTGTTATTTCAGCCTTTGGTGGTACCCGTTTTCAAATCGGTGGACCGACCGGCGCATTCGTCGTTATCATATCCGGCGTTATTGCCCGAAATGGTTTTGAAGGCCTGATGCTCGCCACTATTTTGGCCGGACTGTTGCTTGTGGTCATGGGATTGCTTCGGCTTGGAAGATTGCTGCAGTATATTCCGTATCCGGTCACAGCCGGATTTACCTCTGGCATTGGCCTCTTGATTTTTACATCCCAGTTGAAAGACTTCTTGGGATTGCAGATCAGCGCTATGCCGTCTGCCTTTGCTGAGCAGATAATGGCATGTGCGCATGCCCTACCGACTGCACTGCCTGCAACTTTTGGTATCGGCGCATTGACATTGGCAATCATGTTGATTGTCCGCCGTTACATTCCACGTATCCCGGCTCCTTTTGCCGGAATAGTTGTTGGTTCAATCGCGGCGTGGTCTTTGGGGCTACAGATCGAGACCATCGGAAGCAAGTTCGGTGGCATTCCTTCGACCATGCCTGATTTTGTCCCTCTGACCGGGATAAGTCTTGCAACTATCCGGAACATTCTTCCTGATGCTTTGACCATCGCAGTGCTGGCGGGCATGGAATCACTGTTGAGTGCCACGGTGGCAGACGGCATGAGCGGTGACAGGCATAACTCTTCCACGGAATTAGTCGCACAGGGATTGGCTAATATTGCCTCTCCGTTGTTCGGCGGCTTGCCTGCCACGGGAGCCATTGCCCGTACCGCCACCAATATCCGGGCCGGAGCATTTACGCCCATGGCCGGTATTTTCCATGTTCTAACATTGGTAGTGTTTATTAAATTCATGGCACCAGTTGCGTCGCTCATTCCCCTTTCCAGTCTCGCCGCCGTTTTGATGGTAGTGGCTTGGGATATGAGTGAGCCCCATCGTTTGAAACGCCTTTTTCTGGCGCCCAAGTCCGATTCCATGGTGATGTTGAGCACCTTTTTGCTGACGGTTTTTGTTGGTCTGACTGTGGCGGTGGAGATTGGCGTTGTGCTGGCGGCTGTGCTGTTCATGAAGCGCATGAGTGAACTGGTGGATATTCACAGTCTCGATACAGGTTTACCTGAAGATGCGATCATCAGTCGTCGAACCGGAAACCCCAGAGTGGTTGTGTATGAGATTGCAGGTCCGCTCTTTTTCGGTATGACGCAACGGTTTATCGATATCATGCGATTTACTCGCAAGAAACCGGAAATTCTCGTGCTTTGCATGCGGCTTGTCCCCATCATCGACGCGACGGGACTAGAAGGATTGGAAACGGTTATTCGCAAGGGACAATCTCGTGGTATCCGAGTTATCCTGTCAGGGGTAAACCCGAGAATCATGAAGATTATGATCCGGCTTGGTACGGACAAAGTCGTTGGTAGCGATAATATCTTTCAGGATTTTTCAACTGCCGTTGCCGCAACGTTGCCTTATTTTGAAGAAGAAGCAGAAGCGGATGAAGTTGTGGGTAAGGTCCAGCATTGCGCGTAAACATAGCGCTGTTATAAAGCAGATGAGGGTCGCCTGAGGGCGGCCCTTTTTTTTAGACTTCTACGCCCTGCTTTTTATATTCGTTAAGTTTGTTGCGGAGAGTACGGACCGAGATGCCGAGGAGTTCGGCGGCGCGAGTGCGGTTGCCGGTAGTTTCTTCAAGGCTTTTGAGAATAAGTCGTTTTTCCATTTCATGGATGGGCATGACTGACAAAGCTTCATCCGGGGTGGACGGTGGCGCGGTTTCGGAAACGGCCTGTTGGTCAGCATCAATGGATGACAGATCGTCAGGTGTCCATTGTTCGTCGCCCATGAGAAAGTGCTTGGTTTGAATGGGACCTTGTCCGGCGAGAAGCACGGCGCGTTCCATGAGGTTCTGGAGTTCGCGCACGTTGCCTGGCCAATCATAGGACATGAGCCATTTTTTGGCGTCCTCTGCAAAGGCGAGTCGATCAAGGCCATAAGTAGCCGTAAATTTGTTGGTAAAATATTCCGCTAACAGAATGACATCATCGCCCCGTTCTTTGAGAGAGGGTAGGGCCAACGGGATGACGTTCAGGCGATAGAACAGGTCCTGACGGAACTTGCCTTCTTTGACTGTGGTTTCGATGTCGCGGTTGGTGGTCGCGAGTACGCGTACATCAATGTTGACTGTTTCCACGCCACCCACGCGATCAAATTCCGATTCTTGCAATACGCGTAACAGTTTGGCTTGGAGGCCGAGGTCCATTTCCGTGATTTCATCAAGCAGAATGGTGCCGCCGTCAGCCAGTTCAAACTTGCCAAGTTTGCGATTGATGGCTCCGGTGAACGCACCTTTTTCATGGCCGAAGAGTTCGGATTCAAGGAGATGCTCAGGCAGGGCCGCGCAGTTGATCGCCACGAATGGTTTGTCCGTGCGGGTCGAATTGTGATGCAAATACCGCGCGAACATTTCTTTACCTGTGCCGGATTCACCGGAGATGAGCACGGTGGCCTTGGAACCTGCCACCTGTCGGGCAAGGGCAAGAACACGTAAAACCGCATTGTGGCGGCCTATGATTTGAAATTTGCTGGGTGTGGACGGTGCGGCGGCTGCGGATTTGGGTGATACGGTTGGTGCCGGTTCTGGTTCGGGCTCCGGTTCAGGTTCCGGGAGGACCAGCTTGATTTTTTCCCAGACCAACGGTTCGATCCAGTAATCACGTGCACCGAGTTCAAGGTATTCAGTGGCTTGCTCGGCAGAACCGGATGCGGAGAAAATGACCACGGGCGGGAATCCTTCAACGGATTGCGCCTGCGTCAGAAAGCTTTTGGCATCAAAGCCTTGAAGTTCTGGTCGGCAGAAAACGAGGCACGGACTGGACTTTTTGATGAAGCCGAGTGCGCCAGTGAGATTGTCAGCCAACCCGGCCTGCAACCCCGCCTTTTGCAAGGTGGGGAAGATGCCTGTGACGGATTGCGGTTCCGCGATGAAAAGTACTGTTCTAGCCGACATGATCCCTTCTATTAGCCGTAAGTGGGACAGTTTACAAGAGGTTCACTCTTTTCAAGGGTTGAACGGTGTTTTTGGAAACCTGTCAAGTTGATTGTTTATACCTTTTTGACGCTTTTCCTCGATATTCGCTGACATCTTGACGCTTGGTCGAAACCCTGTGTTAGGTTTTCCGCAAAATTCATGAAGTCGTTTTATGTCGAAAATCATTCCCCCAACGAGTGCTCGATCACGAAGCACTGAATTACGAAGAGCCGTTCGTCATTGGTGGACGGCTTCAACTATGGTTTTTCCCCTTTCCTTGCCCTGTTCTGACCCATCTGGTACTTCTCGGTTGCTTAACCGCAAACGAGAAAATAATGATCAGAACATCAATACCTGTCCTTTGCTATCATAACGTCAGTGACATCGACGGCCATACGCCGGAGTTGTTTCGTGAACACCTGGACGCCATTGTCAACGCTGGCTGGCACACCATCTCTTCCCGCGACTTGCTGGCCGTGACGCGGGGACAGATGAGGGCCCCGAAGAAATCCGTGGTCCTGACTTTTGATGACGGTCATCTGTCCAATTGGCTGACCGTGGTTCCTGAACTGGAAAAACGGAACATGACCGGCACATTCTTCGCTTTGAAAGATTTCACTGTGGACGGTCCTGTGCGCACATTTGAAACTGCTCCTGACATGATGACCATGCCGGAGACGTTCAAAGCCGCACACCTCAATGGTGATTTTTCTCAATTCATTAATAAGAGTGAATTTAAGGCCATGCTCGATAAGGGAATGGAAGTATTTTCGCATGGCTGCCGTCATCAGGGCGCATTCCTTGACCTCAAGCCGCTCCAACCCATGGGGCAGAATGCTCACTGGGGGGCATGGTCCATTTATCCCGGTTATAATGAGGACTGGCTGACCTTCAAAGTCGGTAGTGCCTATGTCTACGGCGGTTTTCAGCCCACTTTCAACGGTTCAGGAAAACCCCATTTTGTCCAGAGATCCGTCGCAGATCGTCGGGCTTTCTGTCGCAAGGAATTCCGTAAGAGTATCGAATGGATTCGTGATCTGAATGGCTACGACGAACAACTTTTTTGTTGGCCATGGGGTCAGTTCTGTGATGATGCGCAGGAAGAATTGCACAAGGCTGGATATGTTGGTGCATTCACTTTGGAACGGTGGGTCAATGCCAAGGGCACGAATCCGTTTCGGTTGAATCGTATTGGCGTGGGCAAGAAAAAGACCGGTAAATGGATTCAGTCCCGCTTACGTATGTACGGTTCTGATCCAGCGGCTCGGGTGTTTTTCAAGTTGCACACCAAGCGGCCTGAGGTGCAGAGCGTATTGTATGCCACGGATTCTGCAAAGTTGTCTGGCGGCAGTCGTCAGATGATCAACAATATCAAAGCGATGTCCGACATGGGTGTCAAGACTTATGCCGTAATCACCAGCGATACGCCCATCAACGCCGCGCTCGAAGGGCTGGACGTGGAAGTTTTCCATTTCGATGAATTCAAGAAGTACAAGAAATCCGGTCAATTCCTGAAAAAGCTGGTGCGGAATAATGCTATTGATGTGGTGCATACTTTCCACAATCGGGCGTACAAAATGGGCGTGCTGGCACGACTCATGGGTGCCAAGTGCAAGTTGTTCATCAATAGAGGTGTTATTTCCAAGCCCAACTCGATATTTTTTCTGTGGACCGCATTGGCTGACGGTGTGATAGCCAATTCACGGCAATGTGCAGAAGTCATGCACAAGTATCATGTGCTGAAAAAACGGCTAAACGTAGTTTACAATGCTTATGTGGGACCAGATTTTGGCGATCCCAAGCCACGCAAGAAGCGTGGAATCCGTTTTATTTACATCGGTAACACCGTGGACATCAAAGGGTATGACGTGTTTCTTGATGCGGCATCCGCTCTTTGTGAAAATGGTGATTGTCGGGATATGGAGTTTGTGGCCGTGGGTGTTCCCGAAGATCGGCGGGAATGGTTTGCAGACCACATGACCCCGGCTGTCAGAGAGCGTCTTCATTTGCCCGGTGTCATTCCTCATGAACAGGTGCTTGAGGAGCTGGCTTTTTCAGATGTGCAGGTCATGACCTCGCGTAAAGAGAGCCTGCCCAATGCTTTGCTTGAAGGGTTTGACCTTGGCGTTCCGGCCATTTGTACCCGTGTGGGCGGGGTGCCGGAGATTGTCCGTGATGGCGTCAATGGGTTTTTATGCGAGA
This genomic window contains:
- a CDS encoding AzlD domain-containing protein, whose translation is MLDMSDYWPVVLGIGVGVFLIRYSFILIIDKVTLPEMVQRMLRYIPASVLPALIVPAVLLHKDGGVTTFAGWDQLAAALIAVLVAWKTRNMLATIASGMIVLWGILFFL
- a CDS encoding glycosyltransferase, with protein sequence MIRTSIPVLCYHNVSDIDGHTPELFREHLDAIVNAGWHTISSRDLLAVTRGQMRAPKKSVVLTFDDGHLSNWLTVVPELEKRNMTGTFFALKDFTVDGPVRTFETAPDMMTMPETFKAAHLNGDFSQFINKSEFKAMLDKGMEVFSHGCRHQGAFLDLKPLQPMGQNAHWGAWSIYPGYNEDWLTFKVGSAYVYGGFQPTFNGSGKPHFVQRSVADRRAFCRKEFRKSIEWIRDLNGYDEQLFCWPWGQFCDDAQEELHKAGYVGAFTLERWVNAKGTNPFRLNRIGVGKKKTGKWIQSRLRMYGSDPAARVFFKLHTKRPEVQSVLYATDSAKLSGGSRQMINNIKAMSDMGVKTYAVITSDTPINAALEGLDVEVFHFDEFKKYKKSGQFLKKLVRNNAIDVVHTFHNRAYKMGVLARLMGAKCKLFINRGVISKPNSIFFLWTALADGVIANSRQCAEVMHKYHVLKKRLNVVYNAYVGPDFGDPKPRKKRGIRFIYIGNTVDIKGYDVFLDAASALCENGDCRDMEFVAVGVPEDRREWFADHMTPAVRERLHLPGVIPHEQVLEELAFSDVQVMTSRKESLPNALLEGFDLGVPAICTRVGGVPEIVRDGVNGFLCESEDVACLAEKMRYMADNPAARFSMGCGGRALVRTMLTPEAKGRNLMRVYMGETLCEPLDMDSLPKAQSEEQIYGKSDH
- a CDS encoding SulP family inorganic anion transporter, which encodes MAFSLRAQFKTYAPKSITYLKSYSLTALQRDLGAGVTVGIVALPLAMAFAIASGASPQTGLFTAIVAGFVISAFGGTRFQIGGPTGAFVVIISGVIARNGFEGLMLATILAGLLLVVMGLLRLGRLLQYIPYPVTAGFTSGIGLLIFTSQLKDFLGLQISAMPSAFAEQIMACAHALPTALPATFGIGALTLAIMLIVRRYIPRIPAPFAGIVVGSIAAWSLGLQIETIGSKFGGIPSTMPDFVPLTGISLATIRNILPDALTIAVLAGMESLLSATVADGMSGDRHNSSTELVAQGLANIASPLFGGLPATGAIARTATNIRAGAFTPMAGIFHVLTLVVFIKFMAPVASLIPLSSLAAVLMVVAWDMSEPHRLKRLFLAPKSDSMVMLSTFLLTVFVGLTVAVEIGVVLAAVLFMKRMSELVDIHSLDTGLPEDAIISRRTGNPRVVVYEIAGPLFFGMTQRFIDIMRFTRKKPEILVLCMRLVPIIDATGLEGLETVIRKGQSRGIRVILSGVNPRIMKIMIRLGTDKVVGSDNIFQDFSTAVAATLPYFEEEAEADEVVGKVQHCA
- a CDS encoding sigma-54 dependent transcriptional regulator, giving the protein MSARTVLFIAEPQSVTGIFPTLQKAGLQAGLADNLTGALGFIKKSSPCLVFCRPELQGFDAKSFLTQAQSVEGFPPVVIFSASGSAEQATEYLELGARDYWIEPLVWEKIKLVLPEPEPEPEPEPAPTVSPKSAAAAPSTPSKFQIIGRHNAVLRVLALARQVAGSKATVLISGESGTGKEMFARYLHHNSTRTDKPFVAINCAALPEHLLESELFGHEKGAFTGAINRKLGKFELADGGTILLDEITEMDLGLQAKLLRVLQESEFDRVGGVETVNIDVRVLATTNRDIETTVKEGKFRQDLFYRLNVIPLALPSLKERGDDVILLAEYFTNKFTATYGLDRLAFAEDAKKWLMSYDWPGNVRELQNLMERAVLLAGQGPIQTKHFLMGDEQWTPDDLSSIDADQQAVSETAPPSTPDEALSVMPIHEMEKRLILKSLEETTGNRTRAAELLGISVRTLRNKLNEYKKQGVEV